The Bacteroidota bacterium genome contains the following window.
TCCCGATGCAAAAAGATTGTTATTCAATGCAAGGGGTGAGGTTTTTACTGTTCCTACAAAGCATGGTTTTACACGAAATTTAACAAAATCATCTTCATCACATGAGCGAAATTCAGTATGGTCTCCTGATGGGAAATATATTGCTTACTTATCAGACAAAAGCGGTGAGTTTGAAATTTATATTATTAAAAAAGATGGAAAAGAAGAAGCTATTCAATTAACAAACAATGCAAGTACTTATAAATATAATCTTGATTGGTCTCCCGATAGCAAAAAAATAATGTGGTCGGATAAGGAGTTAAATCTCAAATACGTTGATATTGAATCAAAAAAAATTACAGTTGTTGATAAGGCTTTGAGTTGGGAAATTAGGAGTTATAATTGGTCGCCTGATAGTAAATGGATTTGCTTTAGCAGACCTGAAGTAAAAACTTTTAGTAAAATTTATCTTTATGAATTGAGCACAACAAAAAAACATGCTGTTACTGAAGGATGGTTTAATTCAGGTAGTCCTGTTTTTAGTGATAACGGTAAATACTTATTTTTTACCTCATCAAGAGATTTTAATCCTATTTATAGTCAGACCGAGTGGAATCATGCTTATGTTGACATGAGTAAAATTTATTTTGTAACTCTTTCGAAAGAAACAAAATCGCCATTTGAACCAAAAAATGATGAAACAAGTATTGAACAAAAGGACAAAGAGAAATCCAAAGAAGAAACTAAAGAAGTTGAAGTTAAAATTGACATAGATGGATTGCAACAGCGAATTATTAATTTGCCTGTAAAAGCTGCTTCTTATTACGGATTGAATCCTGTTGGTGATAAAATTTATTATGGAACAAGAAAATATAGAGATAAAAGTTATTTGAAATATTATGACTTTGAAAAACAGAAAGAAGTGAACTTAGGGAATTATGGCTCTTTCCAAATATCAAATGATAAAAAGAAAATGTTGATTGCAAAATCCGGTAAATATTATGTAATCAATTTGCCAAAGGCAAAAATTTCATTAAAAGAATCACTGGTGGATATTTCGGAATTGAAAGTTGAGATTAATAAAGAAGAGGAATGGCAACAGATATTTGATGAAGCATGGAGGCAAATGCGTGATTTCTTTTACGATCCGGGGATGCATGGTCTTGATTGGAATGTAATTTATGAAAAATATAATCCTTTGGTAAAATATGTAAAACATCGTGATGACCTTACTTACATAATAGGGGAGATGATTGGTGAGTTAAACATTGGACATGCTTATGTTGGAGGTGGTGATAAACCAAAAGCAAAAAGAATAAAAACAGGACTTTTGGGTGCTGAACTTAAAAAAGATAAAAACGGATTTTACAAAATAAACAAATTATTAGATGGTCAAAACTGGAATAACAGTCTCAGGTCACCATTGACCGAAGTTGGTGTAAACATTGAAGAAGGGGATTACATAATTGCGGTAAACGGAGAATCCACAGCGGATATGAAAAATATATACGCTTCATTAATTGGAAAAGCAGGAAAGCAAGTTGAGTTAACAGTAAATTCAAAAGCTTCGGAAAGTGATAGCAGGGATGTTATTGTTGTTCCTATTGCTGATGAAAGTAAATTGTATTATTACAATTGGGTGCAAGAGAATATCAGAAAAGTAAATGAAGCAACAGATGGAAAAGTCGGATACATTCATATTCCTGATATGGGAGTTGCCGGATTGAATGAATTTGTAAAATATTTTTATCCTCAACTTGGCAAAAAAGCATTGATAATTGATGACAGAGGAAATGGCGGTGGTAACGTTTCTCCAATGATAATTGAGAGGTTAAGAAGAGAAATATCAAGGGCAAATGTTGCAAGAAATACAGTAAAAACAGCTACTCCAAAACAAATGCTTCACGGACCTATGGTTTGTTTGATAAATGAATATTCTGCATCTGACGGAGACCTTTTTCCATTTCAATTTAAAAAGCATAAGCTTGGTAAAATTATTGGCAAAAGATCATGGGGAGGAGTAACAGGAATTCGTGGTTCATTACCTTTTGTGGATGGTGGAATTCTTTACAAACCGGAGTTTGGTACTTATGATGAAAATGGTTGGATAATT
Protein-coding sequences here:
- a CDS encoding PDZ domain-containing protein — protein: MKNILNSLFVLSFLIIFGNVSAQDEVRLLRFPTIYENQIVFSYAGDLFTVDSEGGLARKMTNHEGYEMFARFSPDGKNIAFTGGYDGNREVYIMPAIGGEPQRITFTATLGRDDIADRMGPNNIVLTWKDNETVVFRSRKKSINSFVGQLFQANINGGISQQLPLPSGGFCSFSPDKNKFAYNRIMREFRTWKYYKGGMADDVWIFDFKTKKIQNITKNDNQDIIPMWYKNKIYYLSDRDRIMNIFVYDIGTAKTKKVTNFEKYDIKFPSLGKNAIVFENGGYIYKLELPSEKLSKVEIKIADDFIYSRKEIVDASKFIKGYSLSPDAKRLLFNARGEVFTVPTKHGFTRNLTKSSSSHERNSVWSPDGKYIAYLSDKSGEFEIYIIKKDGKEEAIQLTNNASTYKYNLDWSPDSKKIMWSDKELNLKYVDIESKKITVVDKALSWEIRSYNWSPDSKWICFSRPEVKTFSKIYLYELSTTKKHAVTEGWFNSGSPVFSDNGKYLFFTSSRDFNPIYSQTEWNHAYVDMSKIYFVTLSKETKSPFEPKNDETSIEQKDKEKSKEETKEVEVKIDIDGLQQRIINLPVKAASYYGLNPVGDKIYYGTRKYRDKSYLKYYDFEKQKEVNLGNYGSFQISNDKKKMLIAKSGKYYVINLPKAKISLKESLVDISELKVEINKEEEWQQIFDEAWRQMRDFFYDPGMHGLDWNVIYEKYNPLVKYVKHRDDLTYIIGEMIGELNIGHAYVGGGDKPKAKRIKTGLLGAELKKDKNGFYKINKLLDGQNWNNSLRSPLTEVGVNIEEGDYIIAVNGESTADMKNIYASLIGKAGKQVELTVNSKASESDSRDVIVVPIADESKLYYYNWVQENIRKVNEATDGKVGYIHIPDMGVAGLNEFVKYFYPQLGKKALIIDDRGNGGGNVSPMIIERLRREISRANVARNTVKTATPKQMLHGPMVCLINEYSASDGDLFPFQFKKHKLGKIIGKRSWGGVTGIRGSLPFVDGGILYKPEFGTYDENGWIIEGYGVDPDIVVDNDPAKEYAGIDQQLNKAIEIILKELKENPQEIPDVPDFPDKSK